Proteins encoded within one genomic window of Sulfurovum sp. XGS-02:
- a CDS encoding co-chaperone YbbN, with translation MTLEELQEIIRTEVGVLLYFSGEHCSVCHALRPKFKEVFDEHFPQLKQIYLDAHENPKISAHFQVFSVPTMIVFMDGREFAREGRSVSMHQLTEKLKRPYGMMTE, from the coding sequence ATGACATTGGAAGAACTACAAGAGATTATAAGAACCGAAGTAGGGGTTTTACTCTACTTTTCCGGAGAGCACTGTAGTGTCTGTCATGCGCTCAGACCCAAATTTAAAGAGGTCTTTGATGAGCATTTTCCCCAGCTCAAACAGATCTATTTGGATGCACATGAAAACCCGAAGATCTCTGCACATTTTCAAGTCTTTTCCGTGCCTACGATGATCGTCTTTATGGATGGAAGAGAGTTTGCCAGAGAAGGACGCTCGGTCAGTATGCATCAGTTAACGGAGAAGTTGAAGCGGCCGTATGGGATGATGACGGAATAG